In Acidimicrobiia bacterium, the genomic stretch GCGATCCAGGTCGGCTTCTTCCTCGCGTCCGGGATCCTGCTGTGGCTCACGTCGACGTTCGCGATCATCGGCGCCGGGGCGGCCGCGCTCGCGATCGGGACGCTCGACGTCGAGCTGTTCCCGACGGAGGTGCGCGGCACGTCCAACTCGCTCCTGCTCGTGTGCGGCGTCGCGGGCTCCGTCGTCGGCCTCGTCGTCGCCGGGAACCTGAAGAGCGTGCTCGGTGGGTTGGGGCCGTCCATCGCGCTGTGCGGCGCCGCGCCGTTCCTCGGCGCGCTGCTCCTCGCGCCCCGGCTCCCGGAATCCGCCCACCGCACCCTCGACGATGTCAGCCCGTCGCAGATCTAACGTCACGGGCATGCGCGATGCACTGGCGGGCTTCCGCACGTCGTCGTTCACGGCCGACGGCGTGACGCGACCGGTGCACGAGATCGGCGCCGGGCCCGCGGTGGTCGTGATCGCGGAGATCCCCGGCATCACCCCCGAGGTCGCCGGCTTCGCACGACGCGTCGCGGACGCGGGGATGACCGCGGTCCTCCCCGAGCTGTTCGGCGAGCCCGGCCGACCGTTGAGCGGTGCCTACGCGGGCGGCGTGTTCTTCCGGGCGTGCATCGCGCGCGAGTTCGCAACGCTCGCGCTGAACCGCACCAGTCCCGTGACGTCCTGGTTGCGCGCGCTCGCACGCGACGCGCACAGCCGCTGCGGCGGTCCCGGGGTCGGTGTGGTCGGGATGTGCTTCACCGGCGGGTTCGCCCTCGGGATGATGCTGGACGACGACGTCGTCGCGCCCGTCCTCAGCCAGCCGTCGTTGCCGTTCCCGATCGGGAGACGACGCAAGGCCGCGGTCGGCGTGAGCGACGCCGACCTGCGACGCGTGAAGGAGCGCGTCGCGAGCGGCGTGTGCGTGCTCGGGCTCCGCTTCACCGCCGACGTCGCGGTGCCGGCGGAGCGGTTCGAGACGTTGCGCCGCGAGCTCGGCGACGGGTTCGTCGGCGTCGAGATCGACTCGTCGCCCGGGAACCCGTACGGCATCCCGCGACGGGCGCACTCGGTGCTGACGAACGACCTCGTCGACGAGCCCGGTCACCCCACGCGCGTCGCGCTCGACCGGGTCTTGGAGTTCCTGCGCGAGCGCCTCACGCCGGAGCGCCTCACGTCGTGAGGCGCGCCTCGCACTGCATCTTGCCGTTGTGGTCCAGCAGGCGGACGGCGGTCGCCTGACCGACCGTGGTCGGCGCGGCACCGCCCCACGACCCATGGCCCCCGACGACCTGCATCTGGCCGATCTGGCGGGCGCCGTTCGGTCCGTCCACGACGACCTGGTACGTCCCGCCCGGGACCCAGTAGTCGACCGACACGTATACCCACGACGGCTTGCCCTGGTACGCGAACACCTCGCCCGCCCGGCGGCCGCCTGCACCCAGCATCGGGGCGGCGCGCAGCGACGTCCCGCCGAGCGCGCGGAGCGACTGCACGTACTCGTCGTGCAACCGGTCGTGATGCGTGCCGAGCGCCCCGACCGCGGCGAACCCGCCGACCGCCGAACCCGTCGCGAGCGCGCACACGAGCGCGGCAGCCGCGGCCCAACGGGGTGGACGGAAGCGGCGCCACCCGTGCGCGCGCTCGACGCCCATCGCGCGCAGCACGTTGCGCTCGAAGCCCGTCGGCGGCTCGGCCTCGGGTGCGAGCAACGTCAGCGCGTCCACGGTGTCCGACAGCTCGGCGACGTGCGCGCGGCAGGCCGGGCACCGGTCGACGTGGAGGAT encodes the following:
- a CDS encoding MFS transporter, producing QVVDRAYGPRFVALAALAFLTSVFSAPSAQLTNTFLRDERGFSNSAIALFRAVTNGVPGVLGLVLGGRLAESRGRRWVTVVALAVSTAIQVGFFLASGILLWLTSTFAIIGAGAAALAIGTLDVELFPTEVRGTSNSLLLVCGVAGSVVGLVVAGNLKSVLGGLGPSIALCGAAPFLGALLLAPRLPESAHRTLDDVSPSQI
- a CDS encoding dienelactone hydrolase family protein; its protein translation is MRDALAGFRTSSFTADGVTRPVHEIGAGPAVVVIAEIPGITPEVAGFARRVADAGMTAVLPELFGEPGRPLSGAYAGGVFFRACIAREFATLALNRTSPVTSWLRALARDAHSRCGGPGVGVVGMCFTGGFALGMMLDDDVVAPVLSQPSLPFPIGRRRKAAVGVSDADLRRVKERVASGVCVLGLRFTADVAVPAERFETLRRELGDGFVGVEIDSSPGNPYGIPRRAHSVLTNDLVDEPGHPTRVALDRVLEFLRERLTPERLTS
- a CDS encoding zf-HC2 domain-containing protein is translated as MTEREFGCSEVRDLAPELALGVLAGPERAEAILHVDRCPACRAHVAELSDTVDALTLLAPEAEPPTGFERNVLRAMGVERAHGWRRFRPPRWAAAAALVCALATGSAVGGFAAVGALGTHHDRLHDEYVQSLRALGGTSLRAAPMLGAGGRRAGEVFAYQGKPSWVYVSVDYWVPGGTYQVVVDGPNGARQIGQMQVVGGHGSWGGAAPTTVGQATAVRLLDHNGKMQCEARLTT